From Parasphaerochaeta coccoides DSM 17374, a single genomic window includes:
- a CDS encoding fimbrillin family protein, protein MRKNSIVFVSIFLMLFVFVACSGEVEVPHASAVRFTTEIGRKVMADSAWQAGDEVGIYMVEHGALAASDTTGTRANKAYRADASSPISGFSPVDDANTLTWDDFAAGADSTFDFISYYPYVSSISDTTALPIDVYPDFGEQDTGKADFLWGHSKDVETYGDGIQNNTSMVQLKLDHMLSHVVVNIAPSDSIDKAIITEDGATLAATVKGVTTHAAINLNTGTVTPRGDDTASIHMKDISDTLSQADQNAGKRRFEAVLIPMAHTRELLDALELEFVLTDARGSSTTYTWTPTSVAENKETLIHFDAGKQHVYNMMLNTTTSHVAVAAIDMGIVAWDECARENWETVTSYRVSFDANGAESGDEPEQVVTYEGCKITLPGSGTLEKSGYFFAGWNTEIDGSGDSYAAGDSFVIPGQDVTLYAIWVEKNQYSISFDASGATGGSAPGRMYAHEGSQLTLPGNGTLEKSGYFFAGWNTEIDGSGDSYAVGESFTMPSNDVTLYAQWLVKVKSVSFKSFHTMLLKIDGTLWATGQNTHSQLGVGGNTNINTPVKVMTDVAAVSAGYYHTMIVKENGTLWATGNNQYGQLGLASILGTDKNTPVKVTSMGAAVKAVSAGSYHTMILKKDGTLWATGRNNYGQLGDGTTDSKGMPVQVKASTTPNDFMTDVEAVSTGVYHTMILKKDGTLWATGYNEYGQLGDGTSNDRSTPVQVLSMGADVAAVSAGENHTMILKKDGTLWATGQNTYGQLGDSDSGTNKNTPVQVKDDTDISGFMTDVAAVSAGYGHTMILKMDGTLWAIGRNEYGQLGVGNHNDTSTPVQVSSMGSDVAAVFAGEAYTMILKKDGSLWATGFNTDGQLGLGDSGPETHRSSPEQVVF, encoded by the coding sequence GTGAGAAAAAACAGCATTGTATTTGTAAGCATCTTCCTGATGCTTTTCGTTTTTGTTGCATGTTCCGGCGAAGTAGAGGTTCCGCACGCCAGCGCCGTGCGCTTCACCACGGAGATCGGACGCAAGGTCATGGCTGACTCCGCATGGCAAGCCGGTGATGAAGTCGGCATCTACATGGTAGAACATGGTGCCTTGGCTGCCAGTGACACCACTGGTACCCGTGCCAATAAAGCGTACAGGGCCGATGCTTCCAGTCCGATTTCTGGCTTCTCCCCTGTCGATGATGCCAACACCTTGACGTGGGATGACTTCGCCGCTGGTGCGGACAGCACGTTCGACTTCATCTCCTACTATCCTTATGTGTCATCCATCTCTGACACCACGGCTCTGCCCATAGATGTCTATCCGGATTTTGGGGAACAGGATACGGGAAAGGCTGACTTCCTGTGGGGACACAGCAAGGACGTGGAGACATACGGTGACGGTATCCAGAACAATACGTCAATGGTACAGCTGAAGCTTGACCACATGCTCTCCCACGTGGTTGTCAACATTGCCCCAAGCGACAGCATCGATAAGGCTATCATTACTGAAGATGGCGCTACGCTCGCGGCTACGGTCAAAGGTGTCACCACGCACGCTGCGATCAATCTGAATACCGGAACAGTGACTCCTCGTGGTGATGACACGGCGTCCATTCACATGAAGGATATTTCCGACACCCTCAGCCAAGCTGACCAGAATGCGGGAAAGCGCAGGTTCGAGGCCGTGCTGATACCTATGGCTCACACGCGGGAGCTGCTGGATGCTTTGGAGCTGGAGTTTGTCCTCACTGATGCCAGGGGTAGTAGCACTACATACACATGGACACCGACGTCCGTAGCTGAGAACAAGGAAACCCTGATTCACTTTGACGCGGGCAAGCAGCATGTCTACAACATGATGCTCAATACCACGACATCCCATGTCGCCGTTGCCGCGATTGACATGGGAATCGTGGCGTGGGATGAATGCGCCCGTGAAAACTGGGAAACGGTCACTTCATACCGTGTCTCCTTTGATGCCAACGGAGCCGAGAGCGGAGACGAACCGGAACAGGTAGTCACCTATGAAGGATGCAAAATCACACTGCCGGGCAGCGGAACACTGGAAAAGAGCGGCTATTTCTTTGCCGGATGGAATACTGAGATTGATGGCAGCGGAGATTCATATGCCGCCGGAGACTCCTTCGTGATTCCTGGGCAGGATGTGACACTCTATGCAATCTGGGTGGAGAAGAACCAATACAGCATCTCCTTTGATGCCAGCGGAGCCACGGGAGGCAGTGCTCCGGGACGGATGTATGCTCATGAGGGAAGCCAGCTCACACTACCGGGCAATGGAACACTGGAAAAGAGCGGTTATTTCTTTGCCGGATGGAATACTGAGATTGATGGCAGCGGAGATTCATATGCCGTTGGTGAGTCCTTCACCATGCCCTCCAATGACGTGACGTTGTATGCACAGTGGCTGGTGAAGGTCAAGTCAGTCTCCTTCAAAAGTTTTCATACGATGCTTCTGAAGATAGACGGCACGCTCTGGGCGACTGGACAGAACACTCATAGTCAACTGGGTGTCGGTGGTAATACCAACATAAACACGCCCGTGAAGGTCATGACTGATGTCGCGGCTGTCTCTGCTGGATACTACCATACGATGATTGTGAAGGAGAACGGCACGCTCTGGGCGACTGGAAACAACCAGTATGGTCAACTGGGTCTGGCTAGCATTCTCGGAACCGACAAAAACACGCCCGTGAAGGTCACGTCCATGGGTGCTGCTGTCAAGGCTGTCTCCGCCGGAAGTTATCACACGATGATTTTGAAAAAGGACGGCACGCTCTGGGCGACGGGGCGGAACAACTATGGTCAACTGGGAGACGGCACTACGGATAGCAAAGGCATGCCTGTGCAGGTCAAGGCCAGTACCACCCCCAACGACTTCATGACTGATGTCGAGGCTGTCTCTACCGGAGTCTATCATACGATGATTCTGAAGAAAGACGGCACGCTCTGGGCGACTGGATACAACGAATATGGTCAACTGGGTGACGGCACTTCGAATGACAGAAGCACGCCTGTGCAGGTTTTGTCCATGGGTGCTGATGTCGCGGCTGTCTCCGCCGGAGAGAACCATACGATGATCCTGAAAAAGGACGGTACGCTCTGGGCGACAGGACAGAACACCTATGGTCAACTGGGGGACAGCGATTCGGGAACCAACAAAAACACGCCCGTGCAGGTCAAGGATGATACCGATATTTCCGGGTTCATGACTGACGTCGCGGCGGTCTCCGCCGGATACGGTCATACGATGATCCTGAAGATGGATGGCACGCTCTGGGCGATTGGACGAAACGAATATGGTCAATTGGGGGTCGGTAATCATAACGACACAAGTACTCCCGTGCAGGTTTCGTCCATGGGTTCAGATGTCGCGGCTGTCTTCGCCGGAGAAGCCTATACGATGATTTTGAAAAAAGACGGCTCGCTCTGGGCGACTGGATTTAATACTGACGGTCAACTGGGTCTGGGTGACAGCGGTCCGGAAACCCACAGAAGCTCGCCCGAACAGGTAGTTTTCTGA
- a CDS encoding iron chaperone → MKTHENDLGAVDAYIASTAQTIAQKWITDIRNQVTELIPDVIQKVSWGMITFVMNGNFLHVGAFSGHIGLYSGAEATAWFTQRYPSFATSKGGIRIPYDQPLPLEEIRVLIQYLGSSRHD, encoded by the coding sequence ATGAAGACTCATGAAAATGACCTGGGAGCTGTAGACGCCTATATCGCATCGACAGCTCAAACGATAGCGCAAAAATGGATAACAGACATCAGGAATCAGGTGACTGAACTTATTCCGGATGTCATCCAGAAGGTGAGCTGGGGAATGATCACGTTCGTTATGAACGGGAACTTTCTTCATGTCGGTGCATTTTCAGGCCACATAGGGTTGTATTCCGGTGCGGAAGCCACTGCCTGGTTCACGCAGAGATATCCTTCCTTTGCTACCTCGAAAGGGGGTATCCGTATACCCTATGACCAGCCCCTGCCGCTGGAAGAAATACGGGTTCTCATACAGTATCTTGGAAGTTCCCGGCATGATTGA
- the brnQ gene encoding branched-chain amino acid transport system II carrier protein gives MELKDKKLTPAQDMLVGSLLFGLFFGAGNLIFPVYMGQEAGTSIVPAVLGFLTTAIGVPFLGVVAIGVSRSSGLFNLSSRVHPFFGYMMTILLYLTIGPFFAIPRTASVSFEVGIASFVGESWRGGVLAGFSLLFFCGVLFFSLRNSNILTWVGKILNPLFLVFLSVLMGAALFFPMGELLPGSGDYSTAPFFSGFIAGYNTMDAIASLAFGIIVIQTLKDIGVSSPRGLAWGTVRAGGVSMVLMGLIYAILTFMGASSVGRIGMTSNGGLSLALIARHYFGSAGGVLLALIITLACLKTAVGLITACAGTFVRIFPRSLGYRTYVYVFTGISCLIANVGLTRIISLSVPVLMLLYPLAISLIILGLLSPFFRDSRNVYFCGIIAVIPVSIGDFLRSLPESVARLSSFGAYIDFCGKTFPWFELGLGWFVPLCVGTGAGWLWILIAGKRHFARNAGQEGTNEDS, from the coding sequence GTGGAACTGAAGGATAAAAAATTGACGCCCGCACAGGACATGCTCGTCGGGTCACTGCTCTTTGGTCTATTCTTTGGAGCGGGGAACCTGATCTTTCCCGTCTACATGGGGCAGGAAGCGGGAACATCCATAGTTCCGGCAGTGCTTGGTTTCTTGACTACGGCCATTGGCGTTCCTTTCCTGGGCGTTGTCGCCATTGGTGTGTCACGCAGCTCAGGTCTTTTCAATCTGTCCAGCCGAGTCCATCCGTTCTTCGGTTATATGATGACGATTCTTCTGTATCTGACCATTGGCCCTTTCTTTGCCATTCCCCGTACTGCTTCGGTTTCTTTTGAGGTCGGCATTGCATCCTTTGTAGGGGAAAGTTGGAGGGGCGGTGTCCTTGCGGGTTTCAGTCTTCTGTTTTTCTGCGGGGTACTTTTCTTTTCCCTCCGTAACAGCAACATCCTGACCTGGGTGGGCAAGATACTTAATCCTCTTTTCCTTGTGTTCCTTTCTGTCTTGATGGGAGCGGCTCTGTTCTTTCCCATGGGAGAATTACTTCCGGGAAGTGGGGACTACAGCACGGCTCCATTCTTTTCAGGATTCATTGCTGGCTACAATACGATGGATGCCATTGCGTCCCTGGCCTTCGGAATCATTGTAATACAGACTTTGAAGGATATCGGGGTCAGCAGCCCGCGCGGACTTGCCTGGGGAACTGTCAGGGCGGGCGGGGTCAGCATGGTTCTGATGGGTCTCATCTATGCCATCCTGACTTTCATGGGAGCCTCAAGCGTCGGACGCATCGGCATGACATCCAACGGAGGGCTTTCCCTTGCTTTGATAGCCCGTCATTATTTCGGTTCCGCGGGAGGAGTCCTTCTGGCGCTTATCATCACCTTGGCATGCCTGAAGACAGCAGTGGGACTCATCACGGCCTGCGCCGGAACCTTTGTCAGGATTTTCCCGCGTTCTTTGGGCTATCGCACCTATGTGTATGTCTTTACCGGCATATCATGCCTCATTGCCAATGTCGGCTTAACCCGAATCATCTCCCTGTCCGTGCCGGTACTCATGCTTCTGTATCCTCTGGCCATTTCCTTGATTATCCTGGGACTTTTGTCCCCGTTTTTCAGGGATAGCCGGAATGTATATTTCTGCGGTATCATTGCTGTGATCCCTGTCAGTATCGGGGATTTCCTCCGTTCTTTGCCGGAGAGTGTGGCTCGTCTGTCTTCATTCGGCGCATACATTGATTTCTGCGGCAAGACGTTCCCGTGGTTTGAGCTGGGGCTGGGGTGGTTCGTTCCCCTGTGTGTTGGAACCGGAGCTGGATGGCTATGGATACTGATAGCGGGAAAGCGGCATTTCGCACGAAATGCGGGACAGGAGGGAACCAATGAAGACTCATGA
- a CDS encoding TSUP family transporter, with the protein MLSLGGFLLIFLIFMAGLVDSIAGGGGLISLAAYSVFGLPPHLALGTNKFASCSGTTVAALRYIRAKDVVWRTALSAALCSGLGSLVGARLVLTVEPRIVSILMLVLTPVLAVFTLVNKNLGKASRDIPASRALVMSLVLGLAVGCYDGFFGPGSGMFLTLGFTALVGLEIEKACGNTKIVNLASNIGALTIFIINGQVDYAVAIPCALASIAGNYVGSGLAIRNGIKIVRPFFIVVLSLLFVTLALDWK; encoded by the coding sequence ATGCTTTCACTTGGCGGTTTTTTGCTCATATTCCTTATATTCATGGCCGGACTGGTTGATTCCATTGCTGGAGGAGGCGGGTTGATTAGCCTGGCTGCTTACAGCGTATTTGGACTTCCTCCCCATCTTGCCCTGGGCACAAATAAGTTTGCCTCCTGTTCCGGTACGACTGTCGCGGCGTTGCGCTATATACGGGCAAAGGACGTTGTATGGAGGACGGCACTTTCCGCCGCGCTCTGCTCCGGTCTGGGTTCTCTTGTGGGAGCCAGGTTAGTTCTCACTGTCGAGCCTCGCATTGTCTCCATTCTGATGCTTGTCCTGACTCCTGTCCTGGCGGTATTCACTCTCGTCAACAAGAATCTGGGGAAGGCATCCCGTGACATTCCCGCTTCCCGCGCCCTTGTGATGTCCCTTGTGCTTGGACTTGCGGTGGGATGCTATGACGGCTTTTTCGGGCCTGGGAGCGGTATGTTCCTCACTCTGGGATTTACTGCCCTTGTGGGATTGGAAATAGAAAAGGCGTGCGGCAATACCAAGATTGTGAATCTGGCCTCAAATATCGGCGCGCTTACTATTTTCATTATCAACGGACAGGTTGACTATGCAGTCGCCATACCGTGTGCCTTGGCATCCATTGCAGGCAACTATGTGGGATCGGGGCTTGCCATTCGCAATGGCATCAAGATTGTCCGTCCTTTCTTCATTGTGGTACTGTCTCTTCTTTTTGTGACGCTTGCTCTTGATTGGAAGTAA